A region from the Ichthyobacterium seriolicida genome encodes:
- a CDS encoding acetyl-CoA C-acyltransferase: protein MNRENRNLRDVYVAAAVRTPVGKIRGAFNNVRPDDLLVHTIKSLLTKAPVDSSQIGDLVVGCAMPEAEQGLNVARIAGLLSGLPDSVPAYTINRFCASGLQAVALAASQVAMGNTELAIGAGVESMSMVPMGGNKPSVNPSVISDDQNKAIAYGMGITAEKVSEKYGVSRQAQDEFALESHRRALKAISNDIGKDEITPVEVESNSLKDGKVESNKKIVKNDEGPRVDSSIESLSKLRPVFKNKGSVTAGNSSQMSDGAASLLLCSEQALKDYNLTPLARFLDFHVTGVPPEIMGIGPVAAIPNLLKKYNIKLEDVDWIELNEAFAAQALAVINELKLDKEKVNPLGGAIALGHPLGATGAIKATTAVHALNREKLDYAMVSMCIGTGMGASGLFVRV, encoded by the coding sequence ATGAATAGAGAAAATAGAAATCTTAGAGATGTTTATGTAGCAGCAGCAGTAAGGACTCCTGTAGGAAAGATCAGGGGTGCGTTTAACAATGTTAGGCCAGATGACTTATTAGTACACACGATAAAATCATTGTTGACTAAGGCTCCTGTTGACTCATCTCAAATTGGTGATTTAGTGGTAGGCTGTGCTATGCCTGAAGCCGAACAAGGTTTGAACGTGGCTAGAATAGCAGGTTTATTATCTGGTTTACCCGATAGTGTTCCAGCTTATACTATAAACAGGTTTTGTGCTTCTGGATTACAGGCAGTTGCCCTTGCAGCTTCTCAGGTGGCTATGGGCAATACTGAATTGGCTATAGGCGCAGGGGTTGAATCCATGTCTATGGTTCCAATGGGAGGGAATAAACCCTCGGTCAATCCCAGTGTGATCTCTGACGATCAGAATAAAGCTATTGCTTACGGTATGGGAATTACCGCTGAAAAAGTATCAGAGAAATACGGAGTATCCAGACAGGCTCAAGATGAATTCGCCCTAGAGAGTCATAGAAGAGCTCTAAAAGCTATAAGTAATGATATAGGTAAAGATGAAATTACTCCCGTAGAGGTAGAGAGCAATAGTCTAAAAGATGGTAAGGTAGAATCAAATAAAAAAATCGTTAAAAACGATGAAGGTCCTAGAGTAGATTCTTCTATAGAATCCCTATCTAAATTGAGACCTGTCTTTAAAAACAAAGGCTCTGTTACAGCAGGGAATAGCTCCCAAATGAGCGATGGAGCAGCATCTTTGTTGTTATGTTCAGAACAAGCCTTAAAAGATTACAATTTAACTCCTCTAGCTAGATTTCTGGATTTTCATGTAACAGGAGTACCCCCGGAAATAATGGGCATAGGTCCAGTAGCAGCCATACCAAATTTATTAAAGAAATACAATATCAAATTAGAAGATGTAGACTGGATAGAGCTAAACGAAGCTTTTGCGGCTCAAGCATTGGCCGTTATCAATGAGTTGAAATTAGATAAAGAAAAAGTCAATCCCCTAGGAGGAGCCATAGCATTAGGTCATCCCCTAGGAGCTACTGGCGCTATTAAGGCGACTACTGCTGTTCACGCTTTAAATAGGGAAAAGTTAGATTATGCAATGGTGAGCATGTGTATAGGAACTGGCATGGGAGCTTCAGGTTTATTCGTCAGAGTATAA
- a CDS encoding FtsB family cell division protein, which yields MKDISLFSIFKNKYFLSAILFVFWMSFLDKNSFTVLLELSYEIEKLERSNDFYRKKIREDTKNLERIHIPYEIEKYAREKFLMKRENEDVFIIKRG from the coding sequence ATGAAGGATATTAGTTTATTTTCCATATTTAAGAATAAGTATTTTTTATCTGCTATCTTATTTGTTTTCTGGATGTCTTTTTTAGATAAAAACTCCTTTACCGTACTCTTGGAACTCAGTTATGAAATAGAAAAGTTAGAAAGATCTAATGATTTTTATAGAAAAAAAATAAGGGAAGACACAAAAAATCTCGAGAGGATACACATCCCTTATGAAATAGAGAAATATGCTAGGGAGAAATTTTTAATGAAGAGAGAGAACGAAGATGTTTTTATAATTAAACGTGGATGA
- a CDS encoding LOG family protein: protein MSDQKIKSKLKSKTWARVKGNDSWVVFKIMSEFVDAFETMGNTGPCVSIFGSARTDKEHKYYKMAEEIAYKLILKGYGIITGGGSGIMEAGNKGANRGNGLSVGLNIDLPFEKKDNMFITPGKSIDFDYFFVRKVMFVKYSQGFIVMPGGLGTLDEMFEALTLIQTEKIAEFPIVLVGKDYWKGLLDWIKTTVCEQEGNIYKKDLSLFKVVDTVDGAIEVIESFYQKHSHSFNF, encoded by the coding sequence ATGTCAGATCAAAAAATAAAATCCAAGTTAAAGTCTAAAACTTGGGCTAGGGTAAAGGGCAATGATTCATGGGTTGTATTTAAGATAATGTCTGAGTTTGTAGATGCATTTGAAACTATGGGTAATACAGGGCCGTGTGTCTCTATTTTTGGTTCAGCTAGAACCGATAAAGAACATAAATATTACAAGATGGCAGAGGAAATAGCTTATAAATTAATATTGAAGGGATACGGTATAATAACAGGAGGGGGTAGTGGAATTATGGAAGCTGGTAATAAAGGAGCTAATAGGGGAAATGGGTTATCTGTAGGTCTGAATATAGATTTGCCTTTTGAAAAAAAAGACAATATGTTCATAACACCTGGCAAGAGTATAGATTTCGATTATTTTTTTGTTAGGAAGGTGATGTTTGTAAAGTATTCTCAAGGGTTTATAGTTATGCCTGGAGGATTGGGCACATTAGATGAAATGTTCGAGGCGCTCACTCTAATACAAACTGAAAAGATAGCTGAGTTCCCTATAGTATTGGTGGGAAAAGACTATTGGAAGGGCTTATTAGATTGGATTAAGACTACCGTATGTGAGCAAGAAGGCAATATATATAAAAAGGACTTGTCTCTATTCAAGGTGGTAGATACTGTAGATGGAGCTATAGAAGTAATAGAATCATTTTACCAAAAGCACTCACATTCATTTAACTTTTGA
- the trpS gene encoding tryptophan--tRNA ligase has translation MTRILTGIQSTGVPHLGNILGAIRPSIELSKEKNIESFFFIADMHSLTTIKNPDILKHNTYSVAAAWLSFDFDIDNNLFYRQSDLPEVTELSWYLSCVAPYPMLANAHSFKDKSNHLHSVNTGLFYYPILMSADILLYNANIVPVGKDQKQHLEITRDIANSFNNKYGNVLVVPEARITNNANIPGTDGNKMSKSYNNFIDIFLSENELKKQIMGIITDSISLEDPKNPETCNVFNIYKTIAGQNDIQTLREKYINGNFGYGNAKKMLFELILEKFKSNREKFNEYINDLDYIDTALKRGAEKARDTANDTLNKVRSAVGYKKLSYKKI, from the coding sequence ATGACTAGAATATTAACTGGAATACAGAGTACTGGAGTTCCTCACTTAGGAAATATCTTAGGCGCCATACGGCCATCTATAGAGTTATCTAAAGAAAAAAATATTGAATCATTTTTCTTTATAGCCGATATGCACTCTCTAACTACAATTAAAAATCCAGATATTTTAAAACACAACACTTATTCTGTGGCTGCCGCTTGGCTCTCTTTTGATTTTGATATAGATAATAATCTGTTTTATCGTCAAAGTGACCTCCCTGAGGTAACTGAACTCTCTTGGTATCTAAGCTGCGTTGCTCCATATCCAATGTTGGCAAATGCCCATTCTTTTAAAGATAAATCTAATCATCTTCACAGCGTAAATACAGGTTTATTCTACTATCCTATATTGATGTCTGCAGATATTTTACTCTACAATGCCAATATAGTACCCGTTGGAAAAGATCAAAAACAACATTTAGAGATAACTAGAGATATTGCAAATAGCTTTAACAACAAATACGGAAATGTCTTAGTAGTTCCAGAGGCTAGAATAACTAATAATGCTAATATCCCTGGTACAGACGGGAATAAAATGAGTAAATCATACAATAATTTTATAGATATATTTCTTAGCGAGAATGAATTAAAAAAACAAATAATGGGCATTATAACAGATAGTATTTCCTTAGAAGATCCTAAAAACCCTGAGACTTGTAATGTATTTAACATATATAAAACGATAGCTGGACAAAATGATATCCAAACTTTAAGAGAAAAATATATAAATGGAAATTTTGGATATGGAAATGCAAAGAAAATGCTGTTTGAGTTGATTTTAGAAAAATTTAAATCCAACAGAGAAAAGTTCAATGAATATATAAATGACTTAGACTATATAGATACCGCTCTGAAAAGAGGAGCAGAAAAAGCTAGAGATACCGCAAATGATACACTAAATAAAGTCAGAAGTGCCGTAGGTTATAAAAAACTGAGCTATAAGAAAATCTAG
- the gldC gene encoding gliding motility protein GldC, producing MTKSQINIDLELDENKIPKSIKWTSSDGQADSVNVESLILSFWDKKNEETLRIDLWTKDMLVNDMKKFYHQTLLSMADSYERATSDNKMASSLRDFCDFFAEKTNIK from the coding sequence ATGACCAAATCCCAAATAAATATAGATCTGGAATTAGATGAAAATAAGATTCCAAAATCCATAAAGTGGACATCTTCTGATGGTCAAGCCGATAGTGTTAATGTAGAATCTTTGATATTATCTTTTTGGGATAAAAAAAATGAAGAGACTCTTAGAATAGATCTATGGACAAAGGATATGTTAGTAAACGACATGAAAAAATTTTATCACCAAACCTTACTATCCATGGCTGATTCATATGAAAGAGCTACCTCTGATAATAAAATGGCTTCCAGCTTGAGGGATTTTTGTGATTTTTTTGCTGAAAAGACAAATATAAAATAA
- the gldB gene encoding gliding motility lipoprotein GldB, which translates to MHIGKRLALFFLPVILCSCWDDSSPDISDINVPFNVVRFEREFYGKEKDLNVLKDEYSFMFPNNIPDSIWNKKINDSNELDIFNKCELKFSNFSNQKKKLEQLFKHIKFYYPKFTAPDVYTYISKIDIEYPVIYADSLLFISIDLYLGNKSSLYNDIPEYIKDNFDKKYLIVDAANSIAKKIVPISDETTFISEIIYRGKLLFFIKKILPETTIYDIFKYSKSKMEWLKKNEWNIWKYFIQKKILYSTDKHLLKRFVLQAPFSKFFLNIDKESPDRVGVYIGYKIFEQYVKNNPDKTWQELLNNTSSTEIMSLSKYKPNK; encoded by the coding sequence ATGCATATAGGAAAAAGGTTAGCTTTATTTTTTCTCCCTGTCATATTATGTTCTTGTTGGGATGACAGTAGTCCTGATATATCTGACATTAATGTGCCCTTTAATGTCGTGCGTTTTGAACGAGAATTTTATGGCAAGGAGAAAGATTTAAACGTTTTAAAAGACGAATATTCCTTTATGTTTCCTAATAACATTCCAGACAGCATCTGGAATAAGAAAATCAATGACTCAAACGAATTAGACATCTTTAATAAATGTGAGTTAAAATTTTCCAATTTCTCCAATCAAAAAAAAAAGTTAGAACAACTATTTAAGCATATAAAATTTTATTATCCAAAATTCACTGCTCCAGATGTCTATACTTATATATCTAAAATAGATATTGAATATCCTGTGATATATGCAGATAGCCTGTTGTTCATATCCATAGATTTGTACTTGGGTAATAAAAGTTCTCTGTATAATGATATACCTGAATATATAAAAGATAATTTCGATAAAAAATATCTAATAGTCGACGCCGCTAATAGCATAGCTAAAAAAATAGTTCCTATAAGTGATGAGACAACTTTTATATCGGAAATCATTTATAGAGGTAAATTACTGTTTTTCATCAAAAAGATCTTACCTGAAACAACCATCTATGATATATTCAAGTATTCAAAAAGTAAAATGGAATGGCTCAAAAAGAATGAATGGAATATTTGGAAATACTTTATCCAAAAAAAAATACTTTACAGTACGGATAAACATCTGTTAAAGCGTTTTGTACTTCAGGCACCATTCTCTAAATTTTTCCTAAATATAGATAAAGAATCTCCCGATCGTGTGGGAGTGTATATAGGTTATAAGATATTTGAACAATATGTGAAAAATAACCCCGACAAAACATGGCAAGAATTACTAAATAACACATCTTCAACAGAGATAATGTCCTTATCTAAATATAAACCCAACAAATAA
- a CDS encoding peptidylprolyl isomerase, which yields MTTSILHSCDSNNPSEDGLYARIFTNKGNILLKLEFEKTPMTVANFVGLAQGSIENKNKKKGDPYYDGLNFHRVIENFMIQGGDPQGNGSGDPGYSFPDEFDKSLRHDKPGILSMANSGPNTNGSQFFITHVPTPWLDDKHTVFGNIADSISQKTVDVITQGDKIEKIEIIRVGDLSKKFDAAKVFKEKVDSLNDKNKQASNLDMEDWKSGFTTTESGLKYAINQKGSGKEVKKGDTVSVHYSLFLENGEKIDSSLDRGEAFETEVGVGRVIKGWDEGLTLLKEGDKAKFIIPSELGYGSQGAGGSIPANATLYFEVELLKVL from the coding sequence ATGACAACTTCTATATTACACTCTTGTGATAGTAACAATCCATCAGAGGATGGGCTATATGCGAGAATATTCACAAATAAAGGGAATATCTTATTGAAATTAGAATTTGAAAAAACACCAATGACTGTAGCAAATTTTGTGGGATTAGCACAAGGAAGTATAGAGAATAAGAATAAGAAAAAGGGAGATCCTTACTACGATGGACTAAATTTTCACAGGGTAATAGAAAACTTTATGATTCAAGGAGGAGACCCTCAAGGAAATGGAAGTGGAGATCCAGGATATAGTTTTCCCGATGAATTTGACAAGTCTTTAAGACACGATAAACCAGGAATATTATCTATGGCTAACTCTGGACCTAATACTAATGGATCACAATTTTTTATAACTCATGTGCCTACTCCTTGGTTAGATGATAAACACACTGTTTTTGGAAATATAGCAGATTCTATTTCTCAGAAAACTGTAGATGTAATAACACAAGGGGATAAAATAGAAAAAATAGAAATAATAAGAGTTGGAGATTTGAGTAAAAAGTTTGATGCAGCAAAAGTTTTTAAAGAAAAAGTAGATTCTTTAAATGATAAAAACAAACAAGCATCTAATTTAGATATGGAAGATTGGAAGTCAGGATTTACTACTACTGAAAGTGGTTTGAAATATGCCATAAATCAGAAAGGAAGTGGCAAAGAAGTTAAAAAAGGAGATACCGTAAGTGTACATTATTCACTATTTTTAGAAAATGGCGAAAAAATAGATTCTTCTTTAGATAGAGGAGAAGCTTTTGAAACTGAAGTAGGAGTAGGAAGAGTAATAAAAGGATGGGACGAAGGTCTGACTCTATTAAAAGAAGGAGATAAGGCTAAATTTATAATTCCATCAGAATTGGGATATGGCTCACAAGGAGCAGGAGGATCTATACCAGCAAATGCTACCCTCTACTTCGAAGTAGAGCTACTAAAAGTATTGTAA
- a CDS encoding FKBP-type peptidyl-prolyl cis-trans isomerase: MKALYGSLIICISFSSCVNNNTPRLAKNKNLDNNWSNSITFAKKIFSQEDKKILKYLEDNDLSGFERTHDGFWFRIEGERTAPSSKSEVIIEYSVLSMNGDEVYEKRNQSVLLNKTDIIQGLNDGLKLMNEGEIFTFIFPSYKAYGLYGDGNKVLPNTSLMYKVTLLKILN, encoded by the coding sequence ATGAAGGCACTTTATGGTAGTTTGATTATTTGTATTAGCTTTTCAAGCTGTGTTAATAATAATACACCTCGTCTAGCAAAGAATAAGAATTTGGATAATAACTGGAGTAATTCTATTACTTTTGCAAAAAAAATTTTCTCCCAAGAGGATAAAAAAATTCTGAAGTACCTTGAAGATAACGATCTTTCTGGGTTTGAAAGAACCCATGACGGATTTTGGTTTAGGATTGAGGGAGAGAGAACTGCCCCATCTTCTAAATCGGAAGTTATCATAGAGTACTCAGTGCTAAGTATGAATGGAGATGAGGTATATGAAAAGAGGAATCAGAGTGTTTTGTTAAACAAAACAGACATAATCCAAGGGCTCAACGATGGGTTAAAACTGATGAATGAAGGTGAGATATTTACGTTTATCTTCCCCTCATATAAAGCGTATGGGCTATACGGTGATGGAAACAAGGTATTACCTAACACGTCATTGATGTATAAAGTTACACTTTTAAAAATATTAAATTAA
- a CDS encoding DHH family phosphoesterase: MLLSQIQEIKELLSSKKKISIISHRDPDGDALGSSLGLSHFLRNKDHHVSVIMPNKFPYFLDFIPGADSVIIYENNIERTKQIIEKSEIIFCLDFNSISRIGEGLGALIEKSNSIKIMIDHHVNPDNFPNYIYSDITACATCQLIYLFIEKIDSLSSIDKNIATCLYTGIMTDTGCFRFRSTNAQTHSIISNLINMEADNINISSQVYENNSEGKIKLLARGLENLILLKDYNTAYITLSRQELKSIKHEKGDTFGIVNYALSIKGVTLGVLMTEDKYLNSTKLSLRSKGSFSVNDMSAKYFNGGGHCNAAGGRIDKNITETVDLFKNVLKNYEGTLW; the protein is encoded by the coding sequence ATGTTATTATCGCAAATACAAGAAATTAAAGAACTATTATCATCAAAAAAGAAAATTTCTATAATATCTCATAGAGATCCCGATGGAGATGCTCTGGGTAGCAGTTTAGGATTATCGCATTTTTTGAGAAATAAAGATCACCATGTAAGCGTTATAATGCCTAATAAATTTCCTTATTTCCTAGACTTTATACCAGGAGCAGACAGTGTAATAATCTATGAAAACAATATAGAACGAACAAAACAGATTATAGAAAAATCTGAAATAATTTTTTGTTTGGATTTTAATTCTATCAGCCGTATAGGAGAAGGCTTAGGGGCTTTAATAGAAAAATCAAACTCTATTAAGATAATGATCGATCATCACGTCAATCCAGATAATTTTCCTAATTACATATACTCGGATATCACAGCCTGTGCTACATGTCAACTGATATATCTATTTATAGAAAAAATAGACTCTCTCTCTTCAATAGATAAAAATATAGCCACTTGCCTATACACGGGTATTATGACAGATACTGGATGCTTTAGATTCAGATCTACCAATGCCCAAACCCATAGTATTATCTCTAACTTAATAAATATGGAAGCAGATAATATCAATATAAGCAGCCAGGTTTATGAAAATAACTCTGAAGGAAAAATAAAATTATTAGCTAGAGGATTAGAAAACTTGATACTTCTAAAAGATTATAATACAGCATATATAACTCTTTCTAGGCAAGAACTAAAAAGTATAAAACACGAAAAAGGAGATACCTTTGGAATAGTCAATTACGCTCTGTCAATAAAAGGCGTTACACTAGGAGTTCTTATGACAGAAGATAAATATCTGAATTCCACAAAACTCTCTCTTCGTTCTAAAGGTTCTTTCTCAGTTAATGATATGTCGGCAAAATATTTTAACGGAGGTGGACATTGTAATGCAGCGGGAGGAAGAATAGATAAAAATATAACTGAAACAGTTGATTTGTTTAAGAATGTATTAAAAAATTATGAAGGCACTTTATGGTAG
- the idi gene encoding isopentenyl-diphosphate Delta-isomerase, producing the protein MTEQQVILVDEKDNFLGTTGKGKAHKEGLLHRAFSIFIINSKGEIMLQKRAKTKYHSPLLWTNTCCSHQIYGETSLQAGRRRLMEEMNIDCELVQVFSFVYKADLDRGLTEHEFDHVLFGYFNGEPILNPDEVEDWKWISIAEIKRDIKINEMEFTPWLKIILDKFSHFFEPENIMNYKKL; encoded by the coding sequence ATGACAGAGCAACAAGTTATACTAGTAGATGAAAAAGATAACTTTCTAGGAACAACAGGTAAGGGAAAAGCTCATAAAGAGGGATTGTTACATCGTGCTTTCTCAATTTTTATAATTAATTCTAAAGGGGAAATAATGCTCCAAAAGAGAGCTAAAACAAAATATCATTCCCCTTTGCTATGGACAAATACTTGTTGTTCTCATCAGATATATGGAGAGACATCGTTGCAAGCGGGTCGCAGAAGACTAATGGAAGAAATGAATATAGATTGTGAATTAGTCCAAGTATTTTCCTTTGTATACAAAGCTGACTTAGATAGAGGATTGACAGAACACGAATTCGATCACGTATTATTTGGTTATTTCAACGGTGAACCTATATTAAATCCCGATGAAGTAGAAGATTGGAAATGGATTTCCATAGCAGAAATAAAGAGAGATATCAAAATAAATGAAATGGAATTCACACCTTGGTTGAAAATTATCTTAGATAAATTTTCACACTTCTTTGAACCAGAAAATATTATGAATTACAAAAAATTATAA
- the obgE gene encoding GTPase ObgE, with the protein MDNSNFIDYVKIYCTSGKGGAGSTHMYRDRINPKGGPDGGDGGRGGHIIIKGNKNLWTLLFFKYKKHIKASHGENGGAKCSSGANGQDKFLEVPLGTIIRDAQTNELLGEITQHDQEIIILEGGKGGWGNTHFKSATNQIPRYAQPGMPAKEISLILELKILSDVGLVGFPNAGKSTLLSVVSAAKPKIADYEFTTLSPNLGIVKYRDFKSFTMSDIPGIIKGASQGKGIGHRFLRHIERNSILLFLISAESCKIREQYDILVNELREFNLELLDKTRVLAISKSDMLDEDLKNEIKKELPEIPYIFISSITNEGIVELKDLLWENINLTNIP; encoded by the coding sequence ATGGATAATTCTAATTTTATAGATTATGTAAAAATATATTGCACATCTGGCAAAGGAGGAGCTGGTTCTACCCATATGTACAGAGATAGAATTAATCCAAAAGGAGGACCTGATGGAGGTGATGGAGGAAGAGGAGGACACATAATAATAAAAGGAAACAAAAACTTATGGACTCTATTATTTTTTAAATACAAAAAACACATAAAAGCCTCTCACGGAGAAAATGGAGGGGCTAAGTGCTCTTCTGGAGCAAATGGTCAAGATAAGTTTTTGGAAGTACCACTTGGTACAATAATAAGAGATGCCCAAACAAATGAACTCTTAGGAGAGATAACACAGCACGATCAAGAGATAATCATATTAGAAGGAGGAAAAGGAGGTTGGGGCAATACACACTTTAAATCAGCTACAAATCAAATTCCAAGATATGCTCAACCTGGGATGCCAGCAAAAGAGATCTCACTAATCTTAGAGCTAAAAATACTATCTGATGTGGGATTGGTAGGATTTCCAAATGCAGGTAAATCTACATTACTATCTGTAGTCAGCGCAGCTAAACCTAAAATAGCAGATTACGAATTTACAACTCTAAGCCCAAATCTAGGAATAGTCAAGTATAGAGATTTTAAATCTTTTACCATGTCTGATATACCTGGAATTATAAAAGGAGCCTCCCAAGGCAAAGGGATAGGACATAGATTTTTAAGACATATAGAGAGAAATTCAATTTTATTGTTCTTGATATCTGCCGAGTCTTGCAAAATAAGAGAACAGTACGACATACTAGTCAACGAATTGAGAGAATTCAACCTAGAACTTTTAGATAAAACAAGGGTCTTGGCCATATCTAAATCTGATATGCTAGATGAAGATTTAAAAAATGAAATTAAAAAAGAATTACCAGAAATCCCTTACATATTTATCTCTTCCATAACAAATGAGGGAATAGTAGAGTTAAAAGATTTACTCTGGGAAAATATAAATCTAACGAATATACCCTAA
- a CDS encoding adenylate kinase: MLNIILLGAPGSGKGTQSQEIINLYDLCHISTGNMFRENIKEQTELGVLAKSYLDRGELVPDDITISMLEKEVKSNLNSKGFIFDGFPRTKQQAISLDSFMSKNSMSINYAISLDVSDDILKERLLRRGKDSNRSDDNPDIIDSRIADYHKKNSILKEYYNSQKKYISISGIGSISDIFAEICCSIEGTK; encoded by the coding sequence ATGCTAAATATAATTTTATTAGGAGCTCCTGGATCTGGTAAGGGAACTCAATCACAGGAAATTATAAATTTATATGACTTGTGTCATATCTCTACTGGGAATATGTTTAGAGAAAATATAAAAGAACAAACAGAACTGGGAGTATTAGCCAAATCGTACTTAGATAGAGGAGAATTAGTTCCAGATGATATAACTATTTCTATGTTAGAAAAGGAAGTTAAATCTAATTTGAACTCAAAAGGATTTATATTTGATGGGTTTCCTAGAACTAAACAACAAGCTATATCTCTTGATTCTTTTATGTCAAAGAATTCTATGAGTATTAATTATGCAATATCCCTTGACGTATCTGATGATATCTTGAAAGAAAGATTGCTACGCAGAGGTAAAGATAGTAACAGATCAGATGATAACCCAGATATAATTGATAGCAGAATAGCCGACTATCATAAAAAAAATAGTATCCTGAAAGAATATTATAATTCACAAAAAAAATATATTTCTATAAGTGGCATAGGATCTATAAGTGATATATTCGCTGAGATTTGCTGTAGTATAGAAGGCACTAAATAG
- a CDS encoding IS1380 family transposase: MRNKNTLFYRGKTSVELTFSSSEISSDGSLIMLEKLERDHRLIHYYSKLLPDTRDSRFITYTRKQQLKQRVYMIMLGYEDANDVNHLHNDPLFKDVLXGDLASQPTISRFENSFDKQAVFKFCDAWLYKYVSSLSDRKRIVIDVDSTDDPTHGSQQLSMFNGYYSQFMYNELFFHDGKTGQIILPVLRPGNSHSNKWYVSILKRIIIKIRESHPEMEIIIRSDSGFSCAPFYQLVDDFDLLYVTGIASNEVLKRKVSWSKNAVKKMYLDQGEKHQHFMSFTYKAKSWHKPQQCYSKVESTGLGMNIRHFSSNLPQKDAREIYFDFYVKRGDSSENRIKEVKNMCFSDRLSNHSFLANFFRLMMSSLAYEMFLLLKQKIKKTRFEVAKKMVNQFD; encoded by the coding sequence ATGAGGAATAAAAACACATTATTTTATAGAGGGAAAACTTCTGTTGAGTTAACTTTTTCATCATCAGAAATTAGCTCTGATGGATCTTTAATCATGCTTGAAAAACTAGAAAGAGATCATAGATTGATTCATTATTACAGTAAACTTTTGCCTGATACTCGAGACTCTAGATTTATTACTTATACCAGAAAGCAACAGTTAAAACAAAGGGTTTATATGATCATGTTAGGCTATGAAGACGCCAATGATGTTAATCATTTACATAACGATCCTTTATTCAAAGATGTTCTTCNNGGTGATTTGGCTTCTCAACCTACTATATCAAGATTTGAGAATAGCTTTGACAAACAAGCTGTTTTTAAGTTTTGTGATGCGTGGTTATACAAATATGTTTCAAGTTTATCTGATCGTAAGAGAATAGTTATTGACGTAGATTCAACTGATGATCCAACTCATGGCAGTCAACAATTGTCAATGTTTAACGGTTATTATAGTCAATTCATGTACAATGAACTATTTTTTCATGATGGAAAAACAGGACAGATTATCCTTCCTGTACTCCGCCCAGGAAATAGTCATTCTAATAAATGGTATGTGAGTATTTTAAAGCGAATAATTATCAAAATACGTGAGAGTCACCCAGAGATGGAAATAATTATTAGAAGTGATAGCGGCTTTAGTTGCGCTCCTTTTTACCAATTAGTAGATGATTTTGATTTACTATATGTGACAGGCATAGCGAGCAATGAAGTTTTAAAAAGAAAGGTATCTTGGTCAAAAAATGCTGTAAAAAAAATGTATTTAGATCAGGGAGAGAAGCACCAACATTTTATGAGTTTTACGTACAAAGCCAAGAGTTGGCACAAGCCTCAACAGTGCTATTCTAAAGTTGAGAGTACAGGATTAGGGATGAACATAAGGCATTTTTCTAGTAATCTTCCCCAAAAGGATGCTAGAGAAATTTACTTTGACTTTTATGTGAAAAGAGGTGATTCAAGTGAAAATAGAATAAAAGAAGTTAAAAATATGTGTTTTTCTGATCGTTTGTCAAATCATAGTTTTCTTGCTAATTTTTTTCGACTTATGATGAGTAGTCTTGCCTATGAAATGTTTTTATTACTGAAACAGAAGATAAAGAAAACAAGATTTGAAGTAGCAAAAAAAATGGTTAATCAGTTCGATTAG